The Nocardioides pantholopis genome window below encodes:
- a CDS encoding DUF1838 family protein translates to MTSSVPLDLAASPRDNLYAFGKTWGTFGEDPLISTFHGAMYASIGTSRLQPLFGYAGTGITKVRFVGEGATERLQMRGKETGFFYDLRTGEVIETWDNPFTGETVEVFPFLNDRIGGELTLEMPKLYVGDAEEHGVAMNENVEAASDGSLPFLLPWAVYGDEVLLEWDYAHEYPNPVTPSGWPRSSTGATINPSEHFVIYTSKRELEDRDLASAHFRAGFSRVSPFWPWMRMGGSGLEGGVLTGRLHSRKTIRGLDDVPPKIRAYTEKHHPDYFEAAKDWDVSGPILSSWEAYARATPPEA, encoded by the coding sequence GTGACCAGCTCCGTCCCGCTCGACCTCGCCGCGTCCCCGCGCGACAACCTCTACGCGTTCGGCAAGACCTGGGGGACCTTCGGCGAGGACCCGCTGATCTCGACGTTCCACGGCGCGATGTACGCCTCGATCGGGACCTCTCGGCTGCAGCCGCTGTTCGGGTACGCCGGCACCGGCATCACGAAGGTCCGGTTCGTCGGCGAAGGCGCCACCGAGCGCCTCCAGATGCGTGGCAAGGAGACCGGCTTCTTCTACGACCTGCGCACCGGCGAGGTCATCGAGACCTGGGACAACCCGTTCACCGGCGAGACGGTCGAGGTCTTCCCGTTCCTCAACGACCGGATCGGCGGCGAGCTCACCCTCGAGATGCCGAAGCTGTACGTCGGGGACGCCGAGGAGCACGGCGTCGCCATGAACGAGAACGTCGAGGCCGCCTCCGACGGGTCGCTGCCGTTCCTCCTGCCCTGGGCTGTGTACGGCGACGAGGTGCTGCTCGAGTGGGACTACGCCCACGAGTACCCCAACCCGGTCACCCCGTCGGGCTGGCCGAGGTCCTCGACCGGCGCGACGATCAACCCCTCGGAGCACTTCGTCATCTACACGTCCAAGCGTGAGCTCGAGGACCGCGACCTCGCCTCGGCGCACTTCCGCGCCGGGTTCTCCCGCGTCTCGCCGTTCTGGCCGTGGATGCGGATGGGCGGCTCGGGCCTGGAGGGCGGCGTGCTGACAGGCCGGCTGCACAGCCGCAAGACGATCCGCGGGCTCGACGACGTACCGCCGAAGATCCGGGCGTACACCGAGAAGCACCACCCCGACTACTTCGAGGCTGCGAAGGACTGGGATGTGTCCGGCCCGATCCTGTCGTCGTGGGAGGCCTACGCGCGCGCTACGCCGCCGGAGGCGTGA
- a CDS encoding TIGR01777 family oxidoreductase, which yields MKIVLAGGSGALGRRLSERLRRNGHEVVVLTRRVRPGPVRQVEWDGRTVGPWRTELAGAAVVNLAGELVDRRPTAANVELLTRSRVEPTRALVEASAGLAEPVPVWIQSSTLAIYGDAGDRVLEESAPPADGPPQMAGVATAWEAAVQGAHTGRLVTLRTGIVLDHGTPALDRLWSLARWGMGGRVGPGTQWVSWLHVDDWLDIVDRLLTDTAPDALSGVVHATGPRPVPNAELMGALRRSVGRPAAPPTPAALVRLGAVLLRTDPALALTGRRALPARLLEAGFEFQHPDLDEALADLRARARAER from the coding sequence GTGAAGATCGTTCTCGCCGGTGGCTCCGGGGCATTGGGACGCCGGCTCAGCGAGCGCCTACGGCGCAACGGGCACGAGGTCGTGGTCCTGACCCGCCGAGTGCGACCCGGCCCGGTCCGACAGGTCGAGTGGGACGGCAGGACCGTCGGCCCGTGGCGCACCGAGCTGGCGGGCGCCGCGGTGGTCAACCTCGCCGGCGAGCTAGTCGACCGGCGACCCACGGCGGCCAACGTGGAGCTGCTGACCCGGTCCCGGGTCGAGCCGACCCGCGCCCTGGTGGAGGCCAGTGCGGGCCTGGCCGAGCCGGTGCCGGTCTGGATCCAGTCCAGCACCCTGGCGATCTACGGCGACGCGGGCGACCGGGTGCTCGAGGAGTCCGCGCCGCCGGCGGACGGGCCACCGCAGATGGCCGGCGTCGCGACGGCGTGGGAGGCGGCGGTCCAGGGCGCTCACACCGGCCGTCTGGTCACGCTGCGCACCGGCATCGTGCTCGACCACGGGACGCCCGCGCTCGACCGGCTGTGGTCGCTCGCCCGGTGGGGAATGGGTGGCCGCGTCGGGCCCGGCACGCAGTGGGTCAGCTGGCTCCACGTCGACGACTGGCTCGACATCGTCGACCGGCTCCTCACCGACACCGCGCCCGACGCACTGTCGGGAGTCGTCCACGCCACCGGACCGCGGCCGGTGCCGAACGCCGAGCTGATGGGGGCGCTGCGGCGCAGCGTCGGGCGCCCGGCCGCCCCGCCCACGCCGGCGGCCCTGGTCCGGCTCGGCGCCGTACTGCTGCGGACCGATCCCGCGCTGGCGCTCACCGGACGCCGCGCGCTCCCCGCCCGTCTGCTGGAGGCCGGGTTCGAGTTCCAGCACCCGGACCTGGACGAGGCTCTCGCGGACCTGAGGGCCCGCGCCCGGGCCGAGCGCTGA
- a CDS encoding bifunctional 3'-5' exonuclease/DNA polymerase → MTRVSLSRLPGDRVRVVDGDRVSELAVDELAAYVRAREADAPRWVWDDTARWYPPLLAAGVRVERCHDLRLGHHLLRRAPAVDGRLLAGEQSSGWERLGPSTPSDPALFAVDDATEYLRADLEDVRQLAAVAASAEAARLGLLLAAESAGALVAAEMTYAGVPWRVDLHERLLADLLGPRPPRGARPRGLDDLVAEVRRAFDAPGLNPDSRPELLAALRRAGLEVSDTRASSLRALEHPGIVPLLRYKQLAQLFSTNGWAWIDQWVREGRFRPSYQPAGSATGRWSSNGGGALSIPVQVRPAAVADDGWRFVVADVAQLEPRVLAGMSGDRALARSARGADLYQGMVDDGAVASRNHAKLGLLGAMYGATSGESGRMVAGLTRRYPDAFGLVEDAARAGERGQVVRTLLGRGSPGLGEVWDRDPDDPPIDPGSQARFRRAYGRFTRNFVVQGTGAEWALCWIADLRNRLWRLGGAGPLVARPHLVLFLHDEVVVHTPAALADAVAVQATEAAATAAGLLFRDLAIDFPLNVSIVRSYAEAGKPGAVNSASPGPVTPT, encoded by the coding sequence ATGACCCGGGTCTCGCTCTCCCGTCTTCCGGGCGACCGGGTGCGGGTCGTCGACGGCGACCGGGTCAGTGAGCTCGCGGTGGATGAGCTGGCGGCGTACGTGCGTGCTCGCGAGGCCGACGCGCCGCGCTGGGTGTGGGACGACACCGCGCGGTGGTACCCCCCGCTCCTGGCGGCCGGGGTTCGGGTCGAGCGCTGCCACGACCTGCGGCTCGGGCACCACCTGCTGCGGCGGGCGCCCGCCGTCGACGGGCGACTGCTGGCGGGGGAGCAGTCGTCGGGCTGGGAACGCCTCGGGCCGAGTACGCCGTCCGACCCCGCGCTGTTCGCGGTCGACGACGCGACCGAGTACCTGCGCGCCGACCTCGAGGACGTCCGCCAGCTGGCGGCGGTGGCGGCGTCCGCCGAGGCGGCCCGGCTGGGGCTGCTGCTCGCCGCCGAGTCGGCGGGTGCCCTCGTCGCGGCCGAGATGACGTACGCCGGGGTGCCGTGGCGGGTCGACCTGCACGAGCGGCTGCTCGCCGACCTGCTCGGCCCGCGGCCGCCCCGGGGCGCCCGCCCGCGCGGGCTCGACGACCTCGTCGCGGAGGTCCGCCGCGCGTTCGACGCTCCCGGCCTGAACCCCGACTCGCGGCCCGAGCTGCTGGCGGCGCTGCGCCGGGCCGGGCTGGAGGTCAGCGACACCCGCGCGTCCTCGCTCCGTGCGCTCGAGCACCCCGGCATCGTTCCGCTGCTGCGCTACAAGCAGCTCGCGCAGCTGTTCTCGACCAACGGCTGGGCGTGGATCGACCAGTGGGTGCGCGAGGGCCGGTTCCGGCCGTCGTACCAGCCGGCCGGCTCGGCCACCGGCCGGTGGTCCTCCAACGGCGGGGGTGCGCTGTCGATCCCGGTGCAGGTGCGGCCGGCGGCGGTGGCCGATGACGGCTGGCGGTTCGTGGTGGCCGACGTCGCGCAGCTCGAGCCGCGCGTGCTGGCCGGGATGAGCGGCGACCGGGCGCTGGCCAGGTCGGCGCGTGGCGCCGACCTCTACCAGGGGATGGTCGACGACGGCGCGGTCGCCAGCCGCAACCACGCCAAGCTCGGCCTGCTCGGCGCGATGTACGGCGCCACGAGCGGCGAGAGCGGCCGGATGGTCGCGGGGCTCACCCGGCGCTACCCCGACGCGTTCGGTCTCGTCGAGGACGCCGCCCGGGCCGGGGAGCGGGGTCAGGTGGTGCGCACGCTGCTCGGGCGGGGGTCACCGGGCCTGGGGGAGGTGTGGGACCGCGACCCCGACGACCCGCCGATCGATCCAGGCAGCCAGGCGCGGTTCCGGCGGGCCTACGGGCGCTTCACCCGCAACTTCGTCGTGCAGGGGACCGGGGCCGAGTGGGCCCTGTGCTGGATCGCCGACCTGCGCAACCGGCTCTGGCGGCTCGGCGGCGCCGGCCCCCTCGTCGCGCGGCCGCACCTGGTCCTCTTCCTCCACGACGAGGTCGTCGTCCACACCCCGGCCGCGCTCGCCGACGCGGTCGCCGTCCAGGCCACCGAGGCGGCCGCGACCGCGGCCGGCCTGCTCTTCCGCGACCTCGCCATCGACTTCCCGCTCAACGTCTCGATCGTGCGGTCGTACGCCGAGGCGGGCAAGCCGGGTGCTGTGAACAGCGCATCTCCCGGACCCGTGACACCGACCTGA
- a CDS encoding PIG-L deacetylase family protein, with translation MSAEDLLSSFPADAFGRVLCVVAHPDDVEYGTSAAVAAWTGRGVDVAYLLLTRGEAGMDASSPPQTAELRVREQVTASAAVGVSQVDFLDHPDGVLVYSLDMRRDIARTIRRYRPDAVVTGSWELEFGAGLNQADHRVAGLAALDATRDAGNRWVFRELLDEGLEPWSPRWLLVAGHTAPTHGVDVTGDPLQRGIASLEAHREYLAGLPGHPPPRALVTAITAADGRRMGVAAAVLFRAYDFHAPPPVAPEAVE, from the coding sequence ATGAGTGCTGAGGACCTCCTGTCGTCGTTCCCGGCCGACGCGTTCGGGCGGGTGCTGTGCGTGGTCGCCCACCCGGACGACGTCGAGTACGGCACCTCGGCGGCCGTCGCGGCGTGGACCGGCCGCGGGGTGGACGTGGCGTACCTCCTGCTGACCCGAGGGGAGGCCGGGATGGACGCCAGCAGTCCCCCGCAGACCGCCGAGCTGCGCGTGCGCGAGCAGGTCACGGCCTCGGCCGCCGTCGGGGTCTCCCAGGTGGACTTCCTCGACCACCCCGACGGTGTGCTCGTCTACTCCCTGGACATGCGCCGCGACATCGCCCGGACGATCCGGCGTTACCGCCCCGACGCGGTCGTCACCGGTAGCTGGGAGCTGGAGTTCGGCGCCGGCCTGAACCAGGCGGACCACCGCGTGGCCGGTCTCGCCGCCCTGGACGCGACCCGCGACGCCGGCAACCGGTGGGTGTTCCGCGAGCTGCTCGACGAGGGGCTGGAGCCGTGGTCGCCGCGGTGGCTGCTCGTCGCCGGCCACACCGCTCCCACGCACGGCGTGGACGTCACCGGTGACCCGCTCCAGCGCGGGATCGCCTCACTCGAGGCGCACCGGGAGTACCTCGCCGGCCTCCCCGGCCACCCGCCCCCGCGTGCGCTGGTCACCGCGATCACCGCGGCGGACGGACGGCGGATGGGCGTCGCCGCCGCGGTGCTGTTCCGCGCCTACGACTTCCACGCCCCGCCACCGGTCGCGCCGGAGGCCGTCGAGTAG
- a CDS encoding alkyl/aryl-sulfatase has protein sequence MPDFADRTDFDNAERGLIARLDPGVIRAADGRVVFDIDEFSSGLAGDCPDTVNPSLWRQGQLTAIQGLFEVTSGIYQVRGADLSNITFVESDNGVIVIDPLISAETAAAALALYRAHRGEREVAAVIYTHAHIDHFGGVLGVVTPDTSVPILAPEHFLEHAVSENVYAGTAMLRRGMYYSGAGLPLSPTGRVGMGLGPAASAGSVGLLAPTVDIVATGQEAILDGVRIVFQLTPGTEAPAEMNFHLPDRRALCLAENVTHNLHNLVTLRGAQVRDPRIWSRYIAEAAELFGAQSEVAFASHHWPTWGREEIATLLTQQRDLYCYLHDQTLRLMNQGYTGTEIAEMIELPPSLDDAWHTHGYYGSVSHNVKAIYQRYLGWYDANPAHLWQHPPEAQAERYVAMLGGVAQTLARARRYAEDGDLRFAAELAGHAVFAAPDDAEARETLASVLTRLGYGAENATWRNCYLVGASELTGQVPDTPVSASGMAAAMTPTQLFDAVAIRIDGPRAAGTTASVLWHLTDAGATYRMELSNGALVHYPTARTAPADLTVTLTHAQLLGLVAGAGTDGVQLDGDHAVLSTILGLVDEPDPAFPIVTP, from the coding sequence ATGCCGGACTTCGCGGACCGCACGGACTTCGACAACGCCGAGCGCGGGCTGATCGCCCGCCTCGACCCCGGCGTGATCCGGGCCGCGGACGGCCGGGTGGTGTTCGACATCGACGAGTTCAGCAGCGGCCTCGCCGGGGACTGCCCGGACACGGTGAACCCGAGCCTGTGGCGGCAGGGCCAGCTGACCGCGATCCAGGGACTGTTCGAGGTCACCTCCGGCATCTACCAGGTCCGGGGCGCCGACCTCTCGAACATCACCTTCGTCGAGAGTGACAACGGCGTGATCGTGATCGACCCGCTCATCTCCGCAGAGACCGCGGCCGCAGCACTCGCGCTGTACCGCGCCCACCGCGGCGAGCGCGAGGTGGCGGCCGTCATCTACACCCACGCCCACATCGATCACTTCGGCGGTGTCCTCGGCGTCGTCACGCCGGACACGTCCGTCCCGATCCTGGCGCCCGAGCACTTCCTCGAGCACGCCGTGTCGGAGAACGTGTACGCCGGCACCGCGATGCTGCGCCGCGGCATGTACTACAGCGGAGCCGGCCTGCCGCTCTCGCCGACCGGGCGGGTCGGCATGGGTCTCGGGCCCGCTGCGTCGGCGGGATCGGTGGGGCTGCTCGCGCCGACCGTCGACATCGTCGCGACCGGGCAGGAGGCGATCCTCGACGGCGTCCGGATCGTCTTCCAGCTCACCCCCGGCACCGAAGCACCCGCCGAGATGAACTTCCACCTCCCCGACCGGCGGGCCCTGTGCCTGGCCGAGAACGTCACCCACAACCTCCACAACCTGGTGACGCTGCGCGGCGCCCAGGTCCGCGACCCCCGGATCTGGTCGCGCTACATCGCCGAGGCGGCCGAGCTGTTCGGCGCCCAGTCCGAGGTCGCGTTCGCCTCGCACCACTGGCCGACCTGGGGCCGCGAGGAGATCGCGACGCTCCTCACCCAGCAGCGCGACCTCTACTGCTACCTGCACGACCAGACCCTGCGGCTGATGAACCAGGGCTACACCGGGACCGAGATCGCCGAGATGATCGAGCTGCCGCCCTCGCTCGACGACGCGTGGCACACGCACGGCTACTACGGCTCGGTCAGCCACAACGTGAAGGCGATCTACCAGCGCTACCTCGGCTGGTACGACGCCAACCCCGCCCACCTGTGGCAGCACCCGCCCGAGGCGCAGGCCGAGCGGTACGTCGCCATGCTCGGCGGGGTCGCGCAGACCCTGGCGAGGGCCCGTCGGTACGCCGAGGACGGGGACCTGAGATTCGCCGCCGAGCTCGCCGGCCACGCGGTCTTCGCCGCCCCGGACGACGCTGAGGCCCGCGAGACCCTCGCCTCCGTGCTGACGCGGCTCGGGTACGGCGCCGAGAACGCGACCTGGCGCAACTGCTACCTCGTCGGAGCCAGCGAGCTGACCGGCCAGGTCCCCGACACCCCCGTCTCGGCCTCGGGGATGGCCGCGGCGATGACCCCGACCCAGCTCTTCGACGCCGTCGCGATCCGCATCGACGGCCCCCGCGCCGCCGGGACCACCGCGTCGGTCCTGTGGCACCTCACCGACGCGGGAGCCACGTACCGGATGGAGCTCAGCAACGGAGCCCTCGTCCACTACCCCACGGCCCGCACGGCACCCGCCGACCTCACCGTCACCCTGACCCACGCCCAGCTGCTGGGCCTGGTCGCAGGGGCCGGCACCGACGGCGTCCAGCTCGACGGCGACCACGCGGTCCTGTCCACGATCCTCGGTCTCGTCGACGAGCCCGACCCGGCCTTCCCCATCGTCACACCCTGA
- a CDS encoding ABC transporter substrate-binding protein: MKNRNLAIALGAAAVVLGASGCAKDDTTTTTESGAELVSEGTLTICTHLPYEPFEFTEDGKVVGFDPDVLTIAADAEGWDTEVVDISWETIVSGEALNTGQCDVAAGAMTITDEREAVMDFTDPYFEATQALMTKTGSGITSLEDLAGKTIAVQDATTGADYVRENAPKDAEIVSFEDSALMQQAVKTGRADAGVNDNGLLNYFVSQNPDVEVVNEFTTNEGYGFSVKKDGNDELLTVINDAIASDEYDKVYEQWFGKAPDA; the protein is encoded by the coding sequence ATGAAAAACCGAAACCTCGCCATCGCCCTGGGTGCCGCGGCCGTCGTCCTGGGTGCCTCTGGCTGCGCCAAGGACGACACGACCACGACCACCGAGTCCGGTGCCGAGCTCGTCTCCGAGGGCACCCTGACCATCTGCACCCACCTGCCCTATGAGCCCTTCGAGTTCACCGAGGACGGCAAGGTCGTCGGCTTCGACCCGGACGTGCTGACGATCGCCGCCGACGCGGAGGGCTGGGACACCGAGGTCGTCGACATCTCGTGGGAGACCATCGTCTCGGGCGAGGCGCTCAACACCGGCCAGTGCGACGTGGCCGCCGGCGCGATGACCATCACTGACGAGCGCGAAGCCGTCATGGACTTCACCGACCCCTACTTCGAGGCCACCCAGGCGCTGATGACCAAGACCGGGTCCGGCATCACCTCGCTCGAGGACCTGGCCGGGAAAACCATCGCCGTCCAGGACGCCACCACCGGCGCCGACTACGTTCGCGAGAACGCGCCGAAGGACGCGGAGATCGTCTCCTTCGAGGACTCCGCGCTGATGCAGCAGGCCGTCAAGACCGGCCGCGCCGACGCGGGTGTCAACGACAACGGGCTGCTCAACTACTTCGTCAGCCAGAACCCCGACGTCGAGGTGGTCAACGAGTTCACCACCAACGAGGGCTACGGCTTCTCGGTCAAGAAGGACGGAAACGACGAGCTGCTCACGGTGATCAACGACGCGATCGCCAGCGACGAGTACGACAAGGTCTACGAGCAGTGGTTCGGCAAGGCGCCGGACGCGTGA
- a CDS encoding dihydrofolate reductase family protein, translating into MAGKVFFSVSMSLDGFIAPESPEELMGRQWVELQRWVFPQRFFRERLKLGSGGEEGRDNDIVRETFERTGASVMGKRMFDAGEQAWPAEAPFRTPVFVVTHEKRDPWERPGGTTFHFVNDGIEPALERAREAAGDGDVRIAGGGTTILEHLNAGLVDEFSIALAPVLFGSGIRLFEGVDAARVALEQVRAEPTQRVTHLTYAVRER; encoded by the coding sequence ATGGCCGGAAAGGTGTTCTTCAGCGTGTCGATGTCGCTGGACGGTTTCATCGCGCCCGAGTCCCCCGAGGAGCTGATGGGGCGACAGTGGGTGGAGCTGCAGCGGTGGGTATTCCCCCAGCGGTTCTTCCGGGAGCGCCTGAAGCTCGGTTCGGGCGGCGAGGAGGGGCGCGACAACGACATCGTGCGGGAGACGTTCGAGCGCACCGGCGCGAGCGTGATGGGCAAGCGCATGTTCGACGCCGGCGAGCAGGCGTGGCCGGCGGAGGCGCCGTTCCGCACGCCGGTCTTCGTCGTGACGCACGAGAAGCGGGACCCCTGGGAGCGGCCCGGCGGCACGACCTTCCACTTCGTCAACGACGGCATCGAGCCCGCGCTCGAGCGGGCCCGCGAGGCCGCCGGCGACGGTGACGTCCGCATCGCCGGCGGCGGCACGACGATCCTGGAACACCTGAACGCCGGCCTGGTCGACGAGTTCTCGATCGCGCTCGCACCCGTGCTGTTCGGCTCCGGGATCCGCCTGTTCGAGGGCGTGGACGCGGCCCGCGTGGCCCTGGAGCAGGTCCGCGCGGAGCCGACGCAGCGGGTCACCCACCTGACCTACGCGGTCCGGGAGCGGTAG
- a CDS encoding DUF1918 domain-containing protein: MKANVGDWLRVESSSAETHRREGEILEVHGAEGQPPFLVRWPDGHEALCFPGPDASVRPGPQP, encoded by the coding sequence ATGAAGGCGAACGTCGGCGACTGGTTGAGGGTCGAGAGCAGCTCGGCGGAGACGCACCGCCGGGAGGGCGAGATCCTGGAGGTGCACGGCGCGGAGGGCCAGCCCCCGTTCCTGGTGCGGTGGCCCGACGGGCACGAGGCCCTGTGCTTCCCGGGACCGGACGCCAGTGTGCGGCCCGGTCCGCAGCCGTGA
- a CDS encoding SRPBCC family protein codes for MAETRHKTGATADREIAISRVVSAPRELVFEAFTEVRHLSQWWGPDGFSTTTRAFEFRVGGAWDFVMHGPDGTDYQEWISWTEITPPERIALLHGESRDDPNAFESVLTFQPDGEGTRIGMRTVFPTKELRDEAVEKYHAVEGGQQTLGNLAAYLTEIPRSGAED; via the coding sequence ATGGCAGAGACCAGACACAAGACGGGGGCGACGGCCGACCGCGAGATCGCGATCTCCCGGGTCGTCAGTGCCCCGCGGGAGCTGGTGTTCGAGGCCTTCACCGAGGTCCGGCACCTCTCGCAGTGGTGGGGACCCGACGGGTTCAGCACCACCACGCGGGCGTTCGAGTTCCGCGTCGGCGGGGCGTGGGACTTCGTGATGCATGGGCCGGACGGGACGGACTACCAGGAGTGGATCTCCTGGACCGAGATCACCCCGCCGGAGCGGATCGCGCTGCTCCACGGCGAGTCCCGCGACGACCCGAACGCCTTCGAGTCGGTGCTGACGTTCCAGCCCGACGGTGAGGGGACCCGGATCGGGATGCGCACGGTGTTCCCCACCAAGGAGCTGCGCGACGAGGCGGTCGAGAAGTACCACGCGGTCGAGGGTGGCCAGCAGACCCTCGGCAACCTGGCCGCCTACCTCACCGAGATCCCCCGGTCCGGAGCTGAGGACTGA
- a CDS encoding amino acid ABC transporter ATP-binding protein translates to MTTTSTSRSDTNRSDAAIDVQDLHKYFGDNEVLKGIDFHVGNGQVVCVIGPSGSGKSTLLRCVNLLETPTKGKIFVEGVEITDPDADVDKLRSRIGIVFQQFNLFPHMTVLRNLTIAQEKVAGRKKDEAVQIARANLEKVGLADKESAYPAHLSGGQMQRAAIARALSMQPDMMLFDEPTSALDPELVGDVLAVMKDLATEGMTMMVVTHEMGFAREVGDKLVFMDGGVIVEEGIPTEVLANPQHERTQAFLSKVL, encoded by the coding sequence ATGACCACCACGAGTACCAGCCGCAGTGACACCAACCGCAGTGATGCAGCGATCGACGTCCAGGACCTGCACAAGTACTTCGGCGACAACGAGGTGCTCAAGGGCATCGACTTCCACGTCGGCAACGGGCAGGTGGTCTGCGTCATCGGCCCCTCGGGATCGGGCAAGTCGACGCTGCTGCGCTGCGTGAACCTGCTGGAGACCCCCACGAAGGGCAAGATCTTCGTCGAGGGCGTCGAGATCACCGACCCCGACGCCGACGTGGACAAGCTGCGCTCGCGCATCGGCATCGTCTTCCAGCAGTTCAACCTGTTCCCGCACATGACGGTGCTGCGCAACCTCACGATCGCGCAGGAGAAGGTCGCCGGCCGCAAGAAGGACGAGGCGGTCCAGATCGCCCGGGCCAACCTGGAGAAGGTCGGGCTCGCCGACAAGGAGTCGGCCTATCCCGCGCACCTCTCCGGTGGGCAGATGCAGCGTGCGGCGATCGCGCGGGCGCTCTCCATGCAGCCGGACATGATGCTCTTCGACGAGCCGACCTCCGCGCTGGACCCCGAGCTGGTCGGCGACGTGCTGGCCGTGATGAAGGACCTGGCGACCGAGGGCATGACGATGATGGTCGTCACCCACGAGATGGGCTTCGCCCGCGAGGTCGGCGACAAGCTGGTCTTCATGGACGGGGGCGTCATCGTCGAGGAGGGCATCCCCACCGAGGTGCTGGCCAACCCGCAGCACGAGCGGACCCAGGCGTTCCTGTCCAAGGTCCTCTGA
- a CDS encoding amino acid ABC transporter permease → MASPRQRAARWRAVQYAVLVLIVVAVVLLADWAQLRRAFFNWELVKEQFPDVITIALKNTIIYTACGFAFGLGLGLVLALMRLSSVGPYRWIATFVIELFRGLPALVVFIALSVGFRLAFPDREIPFGNLGIVTLALGLVGGAYMAETIRAGIQAVPKGQMEAARSLGMSHSRAMISVVIPQAFRIILPPLTNELILLTKDSSLVYILGLALADYELTKFGREAMNSSANMTPIVVVALCYLLITVPLSIVVRRMESRSERAR, encoded by the coding sequence ATGGCGAGTCCACGCCAGCGCGCCGCGAGGTGGCGCGCGGTCCAGTACGCCGTACTGGTGCTCATCGTCGTCGCGGTCGTCCTCCTCGCCGACTGGGCCCAGCTGCGTCGGGCGTTCTTCAACTGGGAGCTGGTCAAGGAGCAGTTCCCGGACGTCATCACGATCGCGCTGAAGAACACGATCATCTACACGGCGTGCGGCTTCGCGTTCGGGCTGGGGCTCGGGCTGGTGCTGGCGCTGATGCGGCTCTCGAGCGTGGGGCCGTACCGCTGGATCGCCACCTTCGTCATCGAGCTGTTCCGCGGCCTGCCGGCGCTGGTGGTCTTCATCGCGCTCAGCGTCGGCTTCCGGCTCGCGTTCCCCGACCGCGAGATCCCGTTCGGCAACCTGGGCATCGTGACCCTGGCCCTGGGTCTGGTCGGTGGCGCCTACATGGCCGAGACCATCCGGGCCGGCATCCAGGCGGTGCCGAAGGGGCAGATGGAAGCGGCCCGCTCGCTGGGCATGTCCCACTCGCGGGCGATGATCAGCGTGGTGATCCCGCAGGCGTTCCGGATCATCCTGCCGCCGCTGACCAACGAGCTGATCCTGCTCACCAAGGACTCCTCGCTGGTCTACATCCTGGGGCTCGCGCTGGCCGACTACGAGCTCACCAAGTTCGGTCGCGAGGCGATGAACAGCTCCGCCAACATGACCCCGATCGTGGTGGTCGCGCTGTGCTACCTGCTGATCACGGTGCCGCTGTCGATCGTCGTACGCCGTATGGAGAGCCGCTCGGAGAGGGCCCGCTGA
- a CDS encoding ArsR/SmtB family transcription factor: protein MARAATTSDVFNAIAEPQRRQILVLLRTGERPVTDLARELGMTQPGASKHLRVLREVGLVRDRKAGKQRLYDLDARGLRPVHEWTGGFERFWNESFERLDAYVQDLKQARQEE, encoded by the coding sequence ATGGCCCGAGCAGCGACCACCTCCGACGTCTTCAACGCGATCGCCGAGCCGCAGCGCCGGCAGATCCTGGTGCTGCTGCGGACGGGCGAGCGGCCGGTGACCGACCTGGCCCGGGAGCTGGGGATGACCCAGCCGGGGGCGTCCAAGCACCTGCGGGTGCTCCGGGAGGTGGGGCTGGTGCGGGACCGCAAGGCCGGCAAGCAGCGCCTCTACGACCTGGACGCCCGCGGGCTGCGACCGGTCCATGAGTGGACCGGTGGGTTCGAGCGGTTCTGGAACGAGAGCTTCGAGCGGCTGGACGCCTACGTGCAGGACCTCAAACAGGCAAGGCAGGAGGAATGA